The sequence below is a genomic window from Acidimicrobiales bacterium.
CGGCGGGCTCGCCGCCGTTGACGACGGGGACGTGGAACAGCGAACCGGCCGAGGCGCGCACCGTCTTCGGGTTGAACACGTCGACGGAGCCATCGCAGAACACCACCGCCCCGGCACCGGCGGCCTCGGCGCTGCGAAGGACGGTGCCGGCGTTGCCGGGGTCGCGCACATCGACGCAGACGACCACGAGGGTGGCCTCGGAGACCGACGTGAGGGCCACGTCGCAGAACGGCGCCAGCGCCACCACCGGCTGCGGGGTGACGGTGCCGCCGACGCGCTCCAGCACGCCCGGCTCGAGGTGGTGGACCCGCGCGCCGGCGTCGAAGGCCCGCTGCACCACGTCGTCGACCCCTGTCGCCCCGGGCGCGACGAAGACCGCCTCGAGGGCGGCGCCGGCATCGAGGGCCTCGCTCAGCAGCTTGGCTCCCTCGAGCACGAAGACCCGCTCCGAGGCGCGGACGCTCCGACGCCGGGTGAGACGCCGGAGCCGGTCGACCTTCTGGTGTCGGGTGCCGAGCGCACCCTGGGTCACCACCCCCGGATGTCCGCTACGACGCCTGGCTGGCGCCGGCGTCCTCGGCCACCTTCACCAGCGCCGCGAAGGCGGTGGGGTCGGTGACCGCGAGGTCGGCGAGGACCTTGCGGTCGACCTCCACCTCGGCGAGGCGAAGGCCGTTGATGAAGCGGCTGTAGCTCATGCCGTGCTCGCGGGCAGCGGCGTTGATGCGCTGGATCCACAGCTTGCGGAAGTCGCCCTTGCGGGCCCGGCGGTCGCGGTAGGCGTAGCGCCCGGAGTGCATGACCTGTTCGTTGGCGGCGCGGAACGAGCGGCTCTTGTTGCCGTAGTAGCCCTGCGCCTGCTCGAGGATCGCCTTGTGGTGCTTCTTCGCGTGGACGGCGCGCTTGACCCTGGCCATCGTTGGCTCCTTTCAGAGTGGGGTGTGCGGTCGGTGGGGTGGTGGGGCCTAGCGGCCGAGGAGCTGACGGACGGTTGCCGCGTCGTTCGGGGAGAGCTGGGTCTCGCGGTTGAGGCGCCGGGTGACCTTGGACGGCTTCTTCTCGAGGATGTGGTTCATCCCGGCGCGGCGGCGCATGATCTTGCCGCTGCCGGTGATCTTGAAGCGCTTCTTGGCGCCCCGGTGGGTCTTGGTCTTCGGCATCGCTATGTCTCCCTGTCGTTCGATGCGGCGTCGCTCGGTGTGGCGTCGTTCGGTTCGGTGGCGTCGGTGGCGTCGGTGGGGTCGCTCGGTGCGGTGGCGTTCGATGTGGCGTCGTTCGGTGCCGTGGCGCCGTCGGTGGCGTCGGGTGCGGAACCGTCGGTGGTGGCGGCGTCTACGGCCTCGAGCGCCTGCTTGCGTGCCCACTCGGCCTGGACCCGCTTGTCGGGCGCCAGGACCATGGTCATGTTGCGCCCGTCGA
It includes:
- a CDS encoding RNA methyltransferase; protein product: MTQGALGTRHQKVDRLRRLTRRRSVRASERVFVLEGAKLLSEALDAGAALEAVFVAPGATGVDDVVQRAFDAGARVHHLEPGVLERVGGTVTPQPVVALAPFCDVALTSVSEATLVVVCVDVRDPGNAGTVLRSAEAAGAGAVVFCDGSVDVFNPKTVRASAGSLFHVPVVNGGEPAAVLGHLATAGLRRVGTVARGGTAYDEADLTTPVALVLGNEAHGLPEGLSASLDEAVTIPMAGRAESLNVGMAAAIVCFEALRQRRRCTR
- the rplT gene encoding 50S ribosomal protein L20 codes for the protein MARVKRAVHAKKHHKAILEQAQGYYGNKSRSFRAANEQVMHSGRYAYRDRRARKGDFRKLWIQRINAAAREHGMSYSRFINGLRLAEVEVDRKVLADLAVTDPTAFAALVKVAEDAGASQAS
- the rpmI gene encoding 50S ribosomal protein L35 — translated: MPKTKTHRGAKKRFKITGSGKIMRRRAGMNHILEKKPSKVTRRLNRETQLSPNDAATVRQLLGR